In Candidatus Babeliales bacterium, the following proteins share a genomic window:
- the zwf gene encoding glucose-6-phosphate dehydrogenase, whose product MNDCTFIILGATGDLAKRKLMPALAKLIKDEKVKNYAIIGAANSDISDEEFQGRFNNAISDVDKALFPIIKPRIFYQRIGFDDLESFNLLASKIGTIEKQFALSGNRIVYVAAPSLYYCPITECLAKSKIVQRGHSGDTPSQRIVYEKPFGVDQQSARDINHCIATWFDESQIYRVDHYLTKELVSNIVLVRFTNIIFEPLWNSNYIDYVEIILSETLGLEGRGRYYDSYGVLRDVVQNHAMQLLSLIAMELPAKLSAEGIQDQKTEVLKNVRVDQGFLGQYDDYHNEPDIAPNSQTPTFSCLKMSVETPRWKGVPFYIKAGKRLDRKDTSIHIKFKNVDCTLKESCVYESDYLTIQIEPNATFSLQLNTKLPGTLYGVAPVQLTFNHDYVFRTSTPESYEILLEQIMAGEQSVSVRFDEIEYAWAVIDSIKNMKLPLYKYKQLSSGPDELKDFAKKNKMRWRV is encoded by the coding sequence ATGAATGATTGTACGTTTATTATTCTGGGAGCAACTGGTGATCTGGCGAAGCGAAAACTGATGCCGGCGCTTGCAAAGCTCATAAAAGATGAAAAAGTAAAAAACTATGCGATTATTGGCGCTGCAAATAGTGATATTTCAGATGAAGAGTTTCAAGGGCGTTTCAATAATGCAATTTCTGATGTAGATAAAGCTCTCTTTCCGATAATCAAGCCGCGTATTTTTTATCAGCGCATAGGTTTTGACGATCTGGAATCGTTTAATCTTCTAGCATCTAAAATTGGAACAATTGAAAAGCAGTTTGCACTTTCTGGCAATCGGATCGTATACGTCGCAGCGCCATCGCTTTACTACTGCCCTATAACTGAATGTTTGGCAAAGAGTAAGATAGTTCAGCGCGGGCATTCAGGCGATACGCCATCACAGCGCATTGTGTACGAAAAACCTTTTGGCGTTGATCAACAATCGGCGCGTGATATAAATCATTGCATAGCCACTTGGTTTGATGAAAGTCAGATTTACCGAGTTGACCATTATCTAACAAAAGAGTTAGTAAGCAACATCGTTTTGGTGCGGTTTACCAATATTATTTTTGAGCCACTTTGGAATAGTAATTATATTGATTACGTCGAAATTATTTTAAGTGAAACCCTTGGCCTCGAGGGCAGGGGCCGTTATTACGATAGTTATGGTGTGCTTCGTGATGTAGTGCAAAATCATGCGATGCAGCTTCTTTCTTTGATTGCAATGGAGTTGCCGGCAAAATTAAGCGCAGAGGGTATTCAAGATCAAAAAACTGAAGTATTGAAAAATGTTCGGGTAGATCAAGGTTTTTTGGGGCAGTACGACGATTATCATAATGAACCGGATATTGCACCAAATTCGCAAACGCCCACTTTTTCTTGCTTGAAAATGTCAGTAGAAACGCCTCGATGGAAGGGCGTTCCGTTTTATATTAAAGCGGGAAAAAGGCTTGATCGAAAAGATACGTCGATTCATATAAAGTTTAAAAATGTTGATTGCACGCTCAAAGAAAGTTGCGTGTATGAATCCGATTATTTAACGATTCAAATTGAGCCTAATGCAACTTTTTCACTGCAGCTCAATACGAAACTGCCAGGAACACTTTATGGCGTGGCTCCCGTTCAATTAACGTTTAACCATGATTATGTTTTCCGAACATCCACGCCAGAAAGTTATGAAATATTATTAGAGCAAATTATGGCCGGTGAACAATCGGTTTCAGTTCGGTTTGATGAGATCGAATATGCATGGGCGGTGATCGATTCGATAAAAAATATGAAATTGCCGCTTTATAAATATAAACAGCTTTCATCTGGGCCAGATGAATTAAAAGATTTTGCCAAAAAAAATAAAATGAGGTGGCGCGTATGA